In Schlegelella aquatica, one DNA window encodes the following:
- a CDS encoding FmdB family zinc ribbon protein, with translation MPIYAYKCESCGHGQDVMQKISDPLLTVCPQCGASTFRKQVTAAGFQLKGSGWYVTDFRGGSSSGGSSSGSSSGSSSGHGGESTSDGGGKSESAPAAGGACGSSCACH, from the coding sequence ATGCCAATCTACGCTTACAAGTGCGAGTCCTGCGGGCATGGGCAGGACGTGATGCAGAAGATCTCCGATCCGTTGCTGACGGTGTGCCCACAATGCGGCGCGTCCACCTTCCGCAAGCAGGTGACGGCGGCCGGGTTCCAGTTGAAGGGATCGGGCTGGTACGTGACCGACTTCCGCGGCGGATCGTCCTCCGGGGGCTCGTCGTCCGGGTCATCGTCCGGGTCGTCGTCCGGCCACGGCGGCGAGAGCACCTCGGACGGTGGCGGCAAGTCGGAATCCGCCCCGGCGGCCGGCGGCGCCTGCGGCAGTTCCTGTGCCTGCCACTGA
- the ubiB gene encoding ubiquinone biosynthesis regulatory protein kinase UbiB, translating to MRRLLRLIFIAVTVLRYGVDELALSSLRQPWLRVLSRIITIGRRLDAPRGVRLRLALERLGPIFVKFGQVLSTRRDLLPPDVADELARLQDRVPPFPPQASVRIIERAFGRPIDALFESFEREPVASASIAQVHFATLKGGREVAVKVLRPGMLKVIDEDLALLRTLAGWVERLWADGKRLKPREVVAEFDKYLHDELDLVREAANAAQLRRNMEGLGLVIVPEMVWDLCSEQVIVMERMKGVPISQVDRLREAGVDIKKLARDGVTIFFTQVFRDGFFHADMHPGNIQVSIDPQTFGRYIALDFGIIGTLTEYDKDYLAQNFIAFFRRDYKRVAELHLESGWVPPGTRVDELEGAIRACCEPHFDRPLRDISLGQVLMRLFQTSRRFNVEIQPQLVLLQKTLLNVEGLGRQLDPDLDLWSTAKPFLERWMNEQVGWRGFRDRLVREAPRYARWLPEMPRLAHQALTELPAIRLRLEELAEERRRSNRLMAWVGAAAGGLALLSLAQLVLQLLR from the coding sequence ATGAGAAGGCTGCTGCGCCTCATCTTCATCGCGGTGACCGTCCTGCGCTACGGCGTGGACGAGCTCGCGCTCTCCAGCCTGCGGCAACCCTGGCTGCGGGTGCTGTCGCGCATCATCACCATCGGCCGGCGCCTGGACGCGCCCCGCGGTGTGCGGCTGCGTCTCGCGCTCGAACGGCTGGGGCCGATCTTCGTCAAGTTCGGGCAGGTGCTGTCCACCCGCCGCGACCTGCTGCCGCCCGACGTCGCCGACGAGCTGGCCCGGTTGCAGGATCGCGTGCCGCCGTTCCCGCCGCAGGCCTCGGTGCGCATCATCGAGCGGGCCTTCGGGCGCCCCATCGACGCGCTCTTCGAGAGCTTCGAGCGCGAGCCCGTCGCCAGCGCCTCCATCGCGCAGGTGCACTTCGCCACGCTCAAGGGCGGACGCGAGGTGGCGGTCAAGGTCCTGCGGCCGGGGATGCTCAAGGTCATCGACGAGGACCTGGCGCTCCTGCGCACCCTGGCCGGCTGGGTCGAGCGGCTGTGGGCGGACGGCAAGCGGCTCAAGCCGCGCGAGGTCGTCGCCGAGTTCGACAAGTACCTGCACGACGAGCTGGACCTGGTGCGAGAGGCGGCCAACGCGGCGCAGCTGCGCCGCAACATGGAAGGGCTGGGCCTGGTCATCGTGCCCGAGATGGTCTGGGACCTGTGCTCGGAGCAGGTCATCGTGATGGAGCGGATGAAGGGCGTGCCGATCAGCCAGGTGGACCGGCTGCGCGAGGCGGGCGTGGACATCAAGAAGCTGGCGCGCGACGGCGTCACCATCTTCTTCACGCAGGTCTTCCGCGACGGCTTCTTCCACGCCGACATGCACCCCGGCAACATCCAGGTCAGCATCGACCCCCAGACCTTCGGCCGCTACATCGCGCTGGACTTCGGCATCATCGGCACGCTGACCGAGTACGACAAGGACTACCTCGCGCAGAACTTCATCGCCTTCTTCCGGCGCGACTACAAGCGGGTGGCCGAGCTGCACCTGGAGTCGGGCTGGGTGCCTCCCGGCACACGGGTGGACGAGTTGGAAGGCGCGATCCGGGCCTGCTGCGAGCCGCATTTCGACCGGCCGCTGCGCGACATCTCGCTCGGCCAGGTGCTGATGCGGCTGTTCCAGACGTCTCGCCGGTTCAACGTCGAGATCCAGCCCCAGCTCGTGCTGCTGCAAAAGACACTGCTCAACGTGGAAGGCCTCGGCCGCCAGCTCGACCCCGACCTGGACCTCTGGAGCACGGCCAAACCCTTCCTGGAGCGCTGGATGAACGAACAGGTGGGTTGGCGCGGCTTCCGGGACCGGCTGGTGCGCGAGGCCCCACGCTACGCCCGCTGGCTGCCGGAGATGCCCCGTCTGGCGCACCAGGCGCTCACCGAGCTGCCCGCCATCCGCCTGCGGCTGGAGGAGTTGGCCGAGGAGCGCAGGCGGTCCAACCGCCTGATGGCCTGGGTGGGCGCCGCCGCTGGCGGCCTGGCGCTGCTGTCACTGGCCCAACTCGTCTTGCAACTGCTGCGGTAG
- a CDS encoding undecaprenyl-phosphate glucose phosphotransferase, producing MFEDRTYTRTFYNAPQSVTSFVAAFLEPTITVACFLALLRYYDRPLDGAAMTLCLLVFALSFPGRNRFKDARLTALVDIAISWVSLLAILALCGYATRSLDQFDPDVLLWWAVLTPLAQWVAVAIGRKIIMVAASRPEARRSAIVVGAGPLGVKVARALVGHEGFGSDFLGFFDDRADARVHSDAADKLLGRLEDVSEYVMRHGVKEVYITLPLTSQPRIKALLESLQGTTASLFFVPDVFGISIIQGRLQDVNGVPVVGILETPFTGTNALVKRLSDIVLASIILVLISPLLLVIAIGVKLSSPGPVIFKQKRNGLDGEEITVYKFRSMRTMENGPDVKQATKNDPRVTKFGAFLRRTSLDELPQFINVLQGRMSIVGPRPHAVAHNEQYRKIIKAYMVRHKVKPGITGWAQVNGLRGETDTLEKMEARVEYDLEYLRNWSLGLDLLIIARTVRLVLFDRHAY from the coding sequence ATGTTTGAAGACCGAACGTACACGAGAACTTTCTACAACGCGCCGCAATCGGTCACGTCGTTCGTGGCGGCCTTCCTCGAGCCCACCATCACGGTGGCGTGTTTCCTGGCGCTGCTGCGCTACTACGACAGGCCCTTGGACGGCGCGGCGATGACGCTGTGCCTGCTGGTCTTCGCCCTGTCCTTTCCGGGCCGCAACCGCTTCAAGGACGCCCGGCTGACCGCCCTGGTCGACATCGCGATCTCCTGGGTCAGCCTGCTCGCCATCCTGGCCTTGTGCGGTTACGCCACCCGCAGCCTGGACCAGTTCGACCCGGACGTGCTGCTGTGGTGGGCCGTGCTGACGCCGTTGGCGCAGTGGGTGGCGGTGGCCATCGGTCGCAAGATCATCATGGTCGCCGCCAGCCGGCCCGAGGCCAGGCGCTCGGCGATCGTCGTCGGCGCCGGACCGCTCGGCGTCAAAGTGGCGCGGGCCCTCGTCGGCCACGAGGGCTTCGGCTCGGACTTCCTCGGCTTCTTCGACGACCGCGCCGACGCGCGGGTGCACTCGGACGCTGCGGACAAGCTGCTCGGCCGGCTGGAGGACGTGTCGGAGTACGTCATGCGCCACGGCGTGAAGGAGGTCTACATCACCCTGCCTCTGACCTCGCAGCCGCGCATCAAGGCGCTGCTCGAGTCGCTGCAGGGCACGACCGCGTCGCTCTTCTTCGTGCCGGACGTCTTCGGCATCAGCATCATCCAGGGCCGGCTGCAAGACGTGAACGGGGTGCCGGTGGTCGGCATCCTCGAGACCCCTTTCACCGGCACCAACGCCCTCGTCAAGCGGCTCAGCGACATCGTGCTGGCCTCCATCATCCTGGTGCTGATCTCCCCGCTGCTGCTCGTCATCGCCATCGGCGTGAAGCTCAGTTCGCCCGGGCCGGTCATCTTCAAGCAAAAGCGCAACGGACTGGACGGCGAGGAAATCACGGTTTACAAGTTCCGGTCCATGCGCACCATGGAGAACGGCCCGGACGTGAAACAAGCCACCAAGAACGACCCGCGCGTCACGAAGTTCGGCGCCTTCCTGCGCCGGACCTCGCTCGACGAATTGCCCCAGTTCATCAACGTGCTGCAAGGGCGCATGAGCATCGTCGGCCCCCGGCCCCACGCGGTGGCTCACAACGAGCAGTACCGCAAGATCATCAAGGCCTACATGGTGCGCCACAAGGTCAAGCCCGGCATCACGGGGTGGGCGCAGGTCAACGGCCTGCGCGGGGAGACCGACACGCTGGAGAAAATGGAGGCGCGGGTGGAGTACGACCTGGAGTACCTGCGCAACTGGTCGCTGGGCCTGGACTTGCTGATCATCGCGCGCACGGTACGCCTGGTGCTGTTCGACCGCCACGCCTACTGA
- a CDS encoding sodium:solute symporter family protein, translating into MNSTLIAFIALYLLASIGIGLYAATRVKSATDYAVAGRSLPLYIIVATTFATWFGSETVLGVSAKFVQGGLNAVIEDPIGSSFCLIFVGLFFAYKLYRMTLLTIGDFYRKRYGTAVEVLCSLMILLSYLGWVAAQITALGLVFNLLSSGAIPVTTGMIIGTAIVLFYTLFGGMWSVALTDFFQMIIIVVGLVAIAVMAGQMAGGATAVVDLARSQDFFRFFPEPTLHDWLFFIAAAITLMLGSIPQQDVFQRVMSSKDARTAQVGPVLGGTFYLLFAFVPMFIVTSALLIMPEETRALLADDPQKVLPTLIMNHMPLVAQVFFFGALLSAIMSTASATLLAPSTTFVENIYKHLRPGMDDKTFLRTMRITVVCFTGFVLTYALVMEGTPIYEMVSSAYQVTLVGAFVPLAFGLYWKRATTQGAVLSIVAGVAVWVLLLAVPAWGEAFPAQLAGLLASGVGMIVGSLMPQFMVDRAEMKPHLA; encoded by the coding sequence ATGAACTCCACGCTCATCGCGTTCATCGCGCTGTACCTGTTGGCCTCGATCGGCATCGGCCTGTACGCCGCCACCCGCGTGAAGAGCGCCACCGACTACGCGGTGGCCGGTCGCAGCCTGCCGCTGTACATCATCGTGGCGACCACCTTCGCCACCTGGTTCGGCTCCGAGACGGTGCTGGGCGTGAGCGCCAAGTTCGTCCAGGGCGGCCTGAACGCCGTCATCGAGGACCCGATCGGCTCGTCGTTCTGCCTGATCTTCGTGGGGCTGTTCTTCGCCTACAAGCTCTACCGGATGACGCTGCTGACGATCGGCGACTTCTATCGCAAGCGCTACGGCACGGCGGTCGAGGTGCTGTGCTCGCTGATGATCCTGCTGAGCTACCTGGGCTGGGTGGCTGCGCAGATCACCGCGCTCGGTCTGGTGTTCAACCTGCTGTCCAGCGGCGCGATCCCGGTGACGACGGGCATGATCATCGGCACGGCGATCGTGCTGTTCTACACCTTGTTCGGCGGCATGTGGTCGGTGGCGCTGACCGACTTCTTCCAGATGATCATCATCGTCGTCGGGCTGGTGGCGATCGCCGTGATGGCCGGGCAGATGGCCGGAGGCGCGACCGCGGTGGTCGATCTCGCCCGCAGCCAGGACTTCTTCCGCTTCTTCCCCGAGCCGACGCTGCACGACTGGCTGTTCTTCATCGCCGCGGCGATCACGCTGATGCTCGGCTCCATCCCCCAGCAGGATGTCTTCCAGCGGGTGATGTCGTCCAAGGATGCGCGCACCGCCCAGGTCGGGCCGGTGCTCGGCGGCACCTTCTACCTGCTGTTCGCCTTCGTGCCGATGTTCATCGTCACCAGCGCCTTGCTCATCATGCCCGAGGAGACTCGCGCGCTGCTGGCCGACGACCCGCAGAAGGTGCTGCCGACGCTGATCATGAACCACATGCCGCTGGTGGCGCAGGTGTTCTTCTTCGGCGCGCTGCTGTCGGCCATCATGTCCACCGCCTCGGCCACGCTGCTGGCGCCTTCGACCACCTTCGTCGAGAACATCTACAAGCACCTGCGCCCGGGCATGGACGACAAGACCTTCCTGCGCACGATGCGCATCACCGTGGTGTGCTTCACCGGCTTCGTGCTGACGTATGCCCTGGTGATGGAGGGCACGCCGATCTACGAGATGGTGTCCTCCGCCTACCAGGTCACGCTGGTCGGCGCCTTCGTGCCGCTGGCTTTCGGGCTGTACTGGAAGCGGGCCACGACGCAGGGCGCGGTGCTGTCCATCGTGGCCGGCGTGGCGGTGTGGGTGCTGCTGTTGGCGGTGCCGGCCTGGGGCGAGGCCTTCCCGGCGCAGCTCGCCGGCCTGCTCGCCTCGGGTGTCGGGATGATCGTCGGCTCCTTGATGCCGCAGTTCATGGTCGACCGCGCCGAGATGAAGCCGCACCTGGCGTAA